The window GAAGGAGCAGCTCAAGCGGCTCCAGGAAGAGGTGATCGAGCTGGAGGACGTGCGAACCGGGATCTCAATCACGGACCTCGGCCTCAACGATTTTCGCATGGATCTCTTGAACCATATCAAGGAACACGGCGACCTCGATCATCTGCCCAACGGCATGCATGCTGTGGTGCCGGCGCAGCCGGCGCTAGGTCTGAAGCCGGGTGTGATCTTCGCGCTGAAAAATATCCACGACAGCGTGAACATCAACCAGCAGAACCGGCTGCACCCCTATTACCTCGTCTATGTCGGTCACGACGGTGGGGTCGTCATCGACCATACCGAGGTGAAGCGCTTGCTCGATCTGATCCGCACGAGCTGCAAGGGCCAAGCGGAGCCGATCCGGGCGGTCTGCCAGCTGTTCAATGAGCGGACGCAGGACGGTCGCAAGATGGAGCAATGCTCCGCGCTTCTGAGCGCCGCGATCCGCTCAATGATCGAGGTGAAGGCAGAAAAGGACATCGACAGCCTGTTCAGCGGCGGGCGGACCACGGCGCTAGTTCATACCATCGCCGGCCTCGACGATTTCGAACTGATCGCCTTCCTTGTGATCGAAGAGGCGGCGGCATGACGGCGGCCTTCTTCGACTATCCCATAGCCGCCGCCTTCGGCCGTGTTGTCCCGAAAAGCCGGATTTATGAGCATGCGGGCGTCGGCACGGCGCTAAGGGATCTGTTTGTGACCCAGGTCGATCAGATCACTTGGAAGTACAAGCTCGCGCCGGAAACTATGAACCTTGCGGCGACGAAGGCCGTCGGTGAGATTCAGGTTTTCGGCATCAGCCTGCGCAACGGCAAGCTCGACGAAGAGGTGCTGCGCGCGATCGACCGGGCGATCCCGTTCCCGCTGATTTTCGAGCTCAGCTGGTCTGGCAAGCGAAAGGCGGTGGCTGCCTTCAAGCGGCCGAGCGATGCCGATTCCACCAAGTGGGTTGTAAGCAGCTATTTCGCGACCGATTGGTTGCCTGACGAGGCGCCTCGCCGGCCGTTGCCGGTCGCGCTCAACCTAGGCGGCCTCTACGACGCCCTCATCACGGCTTTGATGCCAAAGGCCGGCGTCGAAGCGGAGCACGCTGGCGAGGACATCCAGACGCGCGTGGCGCGGATGGAGGCCATCCGGTCCAAGACGCGGGAGGTGGACCGGATCAAGGCCCGCCTTGTCCGTGAGAAGCAATTCAACAAGCGCGTGGCGGTCAATGCCGAGCTGCGCGCCGCACGGCGGGAACTCGAGCGCCTATCCAGCGCAGCTCCCGATCCTGCCGCGACGAATGAGTAAGGATATGACGATGGATAAGCTGAAGATGCAAAGCCCTGACCTGAGCCAGGAAAACATCGCGAAGATCCGCGACCTGTTCCCCGGCTGCGTGTCCGAGGCGCGCGACGAGGTGACGGGGGAAGTACGTCTAGCGGTAGACTTCGATCAGCTGCGCCAGGAGCTGAGCGACCACATAGTCGAAGGGCCACAAGAGCGGTACCGGCTGGACTGGCCTGGAAAACGCGAGGCCTTGATCACTGCGAACTCCCCCATCTCAAAAACTTTGCGACCTGCACAGGACGAAAGCCTCAACTTCGACACGACGAAGAACCTCTTCATCGAAGGCGACAACCTCGAGACCCTTAAATTGCTGCAGGAAACCTATCTCGGTCAGGTGAAGCTGATTTACATCGATCCTCCCTATAATACCGGGAAAGACTTCATCTACCGGGACAACTTCACCGCAGAGAAAGAGCAGTTTGAAATCGACGCGGGGGAGAAAACGGCCGAAGGCGGGCGTCTGGTGGCGAACTCAGATACGCGCGGTCGATATCATTCGGACTGGATGTCGATGATCTATTCGCGTCTGACGGTCGCGAAGAGGCTGCTGAAGGATGATGGGATCATCCTCGTCAGCATCGATGACTACGAACAGGCCGCGCTCCGAAAGGTGATGGACCAGGTCTTTGGCGAGACGAATTTCGTGGCTCAACTGGTCTGGGAAAAAGGCCGAAAGAATGATGCAAAATTCTTTTCCGTTGGCCATGAATACATGCTGGTTTTCGCGAAGAACGTGACGCGGATACGCGAACATCAAGAAGTTTGGCGGGAAGAGAAGCCAGGTGCACGCGATATCTGGGCCGAATTTGTCAGGCTGCGCGGAGTTCATGGTGATGACTTCAAGGCCATCGAGGCTGACCTTTCTCAATGGTACTCCGACCTGCCGAAGGGCCATCCCGCAAAGAAGTGGGCGCGGTACAAGCGCGTCGATGAAAATGGTCCGTGGCGGGACCGTGATATCTCTTGGCCCGGTGGAGATGGGCCGCGATATGATGTGATCCACCCAGTGACAGGGCTTCCGTGCGAAGTCCCAGAAGCGGGTTGGAGATATTCAACGTCCCAGGAGATGCAGAGGCAAATCAAGGCCGGGCTCGTCGAATTCCGTGAAGACCATAAGCAACCGCCGTTTAGAAAGGCGCACATTCGGCCAATCCCTGAAGAGGCGAATGGAAGCCAAGTCGACTCGAACGATATCGATGACGACAGCGACGAGGAAACGGATTTCGCCACGCAGGTTCGTGGGTCGTATTTCTACAAGCAATCCCAAGTCTCGGTAAAATACCTGCGCAAGCTCATGGGGGCGAAGGTCTTCACGAACCCCAAGGATCACGATGAGTTGGCAAAATTGATCGAATATATGACGCCGAATGACCGTGCTGCCCTCGTGATGGACTTCTTTGCTGGATCGGCCAGTACCGCCGAAGCTGTCTTCCGGGCTAATGCCACCTATGGAACCAACCACCGTTTCGTTATGGTGCAGCTCCCCGAGGATTTGCAGGAGGCAGAAGCCTCGACCACGGGGACTACGAAGAAGACGGTACAGGCCGCAATAAAGCTCTTGAAGAAGAAGGGTCGACCGCTCGTCTTGTCCGAAGTGTCTAAGAGCCCGATTCAAAAGTTCCTCAGGCGTAGCAATACCTTGCGGTTCTGCGGATAAGCATGCGGATAGAAGCGATCATAGCCCAGGCGGTTGAAGAGGCGATGGTCGCTTCCCAGTCCTTTGCGAGGCGACGACACCGCCCCAGCCAGGCGAAGGTGCGCTCGACGACCCAGCGGCGCGGGAGGACTTCAAAGCCCTTGGCTTGATCAGATCGTTTGATGATCTCGATCACCCAGTTCCCGGCTTTGGCGAGTGCCGTTCTGAGCTTGTCACCGGCGTAGCCACCATCGGCGAAGATATGGCGCAGCCAAGGGAAGCGCTGGCAAATCCTTTTGAGCACGTCGACGGCGCCATCCCGGTCCTGAATATCGGCGGTGTGCACGAGGATGGAGATCAGAAAGCCGGAGGTGTCGGTCAGGATATGACGCTTTCGACCTTTGACTTTCTTGCCCGCGTCATATCCACTCGGACCGCCGCTCTCGGTCGTTTTCACGCTCTGGCTATCGATGATGCCCGCACTGGGAGAGGCTTCGCGCCCCTCGATCTCTCGCAGGTTCATGACCAGCAGCGTGTTCATCACCTCGAACAATCCCGCGTTACGCCAAGCGTAGAAATAGCGCCGAACCGTCGAAACCGGTGGAAAGCATTTGGGCAGCAGGCGCCAGGCACATCCGGCCGAGACCAAGTAGAGCAACGCGTTGGCCACTTCGCGCATATTCGTGCTGCGACGCCGACCGCCGTGCTTTGCCGGAGGAATGAACGGTGCCACCAACGCCCACTCCCTGTCCGTCATGTCGCTTGGATACCGCAGTCCTTTGCGGCTATGCTCATCTCGAGCAATGCCAGTCCATGCCATTGATCACTCCATCTCTCGCAAGGACGGCGTGAATCATAACATGCTGGTATTGCTCAACAACTTTTGGATCGGGCTCTAAGGAACGCGTGAGACAGGCCGGGGCAGCGGTGTTGTCGGAGACTTGCGATCCGGGTTGGAATCGCGATGTCGGCTTCCGGGTCCTGAAGGTCGATACGTCCAACATGCAGGACGTCTATTATCGCCCGGACGAGATCGATCAGAAGGATCTGCTCACCGCCGTCGACAACATCAAGCCCGATCGCACCCCTGAGGACCTGCTGTTCCAGGTGCTCGTCGACTGGGGCGTGGACCTGACGCTGCCAATCAAGCGCGAGACGGTGCAGGGCAAAACCGTGTTCTTTGTCGACGGAAATGCGTTGGTCGCCTGCTTCGACACTGGCGTGACGGAAGAACTGGTGAAGGAGCTTGCTGCCTGCGAGCCGCTGCGCGTCGTGTTCCGCGATAACGGCTTTGTGTCCGATGCGGTGAAGATCAACGTCGAGCAGGTCTTCCGCCAGGTTTCGCCCGGCACCGACGTCAAGTCGATCTGAGGGGGCGGGCATGAAGCTGAAATTCAAGGTCCAGCCCTATCAGACACAGGCCGTGACTGCGGTCGTGGACTGCTTCGCCGGGCAGCCGATGTCGAACGGGATCACCTACCGGATCGATCCGGGCCAGAAGGCGCAGACGAGCGCCTTCGAGGAGGGGTTCAAGAACGCCGATCTGGCGCTGACCGAGCTTCAGGTGCTGGCCAACATCAAGGACGTCCAGAGCCACCAGAACCTGCCTGTTTCCGACAAGCTGGTCACCAGCGCCGGATGCCGGACCAACCTGGACATCGAGATGGAGACGGGGACCGGCAAGACCTATTGCTACATCAAGACGATCTTTGAGATGAACAAGCGCTATGGCTGGTCGAAGTTCATCATTATGGTGCCGTCGATCGCCATCCGGGAAGGCGTCCACAAGTCGTTGCAGATCACTGCTGACCATTTCACCGAGAGCTACGGCAAGAAGGCGCGCTTCTTCATCTACAATTCCAAGCGCCTGCACGAGCTGGAGAGCTTCTCGTCGGATGCCGGCATCAACGTGATGGTCATCAACATCCAGGCGTTCGCGGCGCGCGGCGCCGACAACCGCCGCATCTATGAGGAGCTGGATGACTTCCAGTCCCGCAAGCCCATCGACGTGATCGCCAGCAACCGGCCGATCCTGATCCTTGACGAGCCGCAGAAGATGGAAGGCGCGGCCACGATGGAGGCGCTGCCGAAGTTCAAGCCGCTGATGATCCTGCGCTACTCGGCGACCCACAAGACGCAGCACAACCGCGTTCACCGGCTCGATGCGCTCGATGCCTACAACCAGAAGCTGGTGAAGAAGATCGCCGTTCGGGGCATTCAGACTCGCGGACTTGCCGGCACGAACGCTTATCTTTACCTCGAGGGGATCGAGATCTCGAAGAAGGCGCCCGTGGCGCGGCTCGAGATCGAAGTGAAGCTCGCGAGCGGCGAGATTAAGCGCCAGCTCAAGCGGCTGGAGTTCCGTGACGACCTGTTCGCCGAGTCAGGCGAGCTGGATCAATACCGCGACGGCTTCACGATCTCCCAGATCGACGCCCGCAACGACACGGTCGAGTTCACCAACGGCGTGGCGCTCCGAGCAGGGGAGGCGACCGGCGACGTGTCGGAGCGCGACATACGGCGCATCCAGATCCGCGAGACGATCAAGGCGCATCTGGACAAGGAAAAGCAGCTCTTCGCGCAAGGGGTTAAGGTGCTGTCGCTGTTTTTCATCGACGAGGTCGTGAAGTACCGTGACTACACGCAGGCCGATGAGAAAGGCGAATATGCCCGCGTGTTCGAAGAGGAGTATGAGCTTCTCAAGGCGGAATATCTGGGTGAGCTGGCGATTGATAACGACGCCTACCGGAAGCACCTGGCGGGCATTGATGCAGCCAAGACGCACAACGGCTATTTCTCGATCGACAAAAAGACCAACCGGCTGAAGGACCCCGCTGTCGGAGCGCGGTCGGTCGATTCAGACGACGTGGACGCCTACGACCTGATCCTGAAGGACAAGGAACGCCTGCTGTCTTTTTCGGAACCCACGCGGTTCATCTTCTCGCATTCCGCGCTGCGCGAAGGATGGGACAATCCCAACGTCTTCGTCATGTGCATGCTCAAGCACAGCGACAACACCGTTTCGCGGCGCCAGGAAGTGGGCCGCGGACTACGCCTGTCGGTGGACCAACACGGCGACCGGATGGATAACCCCGCAGTCGTCCATGACATAAACGTCCTCACCGTCGTCGCCAGCGAGAGCTACAAGAACTTTGTGGCCGGCCTCCAGAAGGAGATCGCCGACACGCTGACGTCGCGCCCGCGCAAGGCGACGGAAGCATACTTCACGGGCAAGACCATCAAGACGGATGCCGGCCCGGTCGAGATCACGCCGGCCATGGCGAAGCAGATCTACCGGTACCTCGTGAAGAACGACTATTCCGATGACGCGGACCAGATCACCGGCGCCTACCATCAGGCGAAGGAAGCTGGAACCTTGGCGGCTTTGCCAGATGAGTTGAAGGCGCACGCCGATCAGATCTTCCAGATCATCGACAGCGTCTTCAGCGATGCGCAGATGCCCAAGGTCGAGGATGGCCGCAAGTCGAAGACCAATCCGCTCAACGAGAATTTCGAGAAGAAGGAATTCCAGGAGCTCTGGCGGCGCATCAACCAGAAAGCCGTCTATCGCGTAGAGTTCGACTCCGAGGAATTGGTCCGCAAATGCGTAAGCGCCCTCGATAGCCAGCTTCGCGTGACGCCGCTCCAGTACACCGTTCAGGCAGGGATTCAGGGCGATGGGCTGACTGACGAGCAGCTCAGGGCAGGTGATGGTTTTGCCCTGACAGGGTCTACGACCGAGCGCGGCGAATCGGTCCATTCGCTCGTGAAGTATGACCTCCTCGGAAAGATCGCTGAAAATACGGAACTCACACGCAAGACTGCAGCCGATATCCTGACTGGCATCCAGGGCAGCGTGTTCGGGCAGCTCAAAGAGAACCCGGAGCACTTCATCGCCGAGGCGTCGCGGATCATCGCCGAACAGAAGGCCACGATGGTGATCGAGCGGCTGACCTATGACGGGCTCGCCGAGCATTACGACGTTGACATCTTCACCGCGAACCAGACCGGCCAGGACTTTTCCAAGGCTTCGACTAAGCTCAAGCGGCACGTCTACGATTATGTGGTGACCGACTCCGACATCGAGCGCAAGTTCGTCGACGGGCTCGATATCGCCAGCGAGGTCGTGGTCTACGCCAAGCTGCCGCGCGGCTTCCTGATCCCGACACCCGTTGGCGACTATAACCCCGATTGGGCGATTTCCTTCAAGGAGGGAAGCGTCAAGCACATCTACTTTGTCGCCGAGACCAAGGGCACCATGTCTTCGATGAAGCTCCGGGAGATCGAAAAGACGAAGATCGCTTGTGCCCGGAAATTCTTCGATGAGATCGGGCGGCGCGTGTCTGAGGATCGAGTCAAGTATGACGTGGTCACCGGTTACGAGAAGCTAATGGATATTGTGGGGGGAGCCCCTCCATTTAATTAGTGGCTTGCCGCGCGGAGAATGAATGAAGCATAACAGTCTCCCTCTAGCGATCCAATCTGACTCTCAGCCTCCGCGCCCTTTCCCTGAAGGCTTCCTCGCCTCCCTCCAGGATGTCGCACACCGCCTTGCGGATCTCGGCGTTCTCCAGCCCCCCGGCCTTGTAGGTGATCGGCGGAAGACCGCCTGCCGCATGTGGCCCGGCGTCCGCGACGATGATCTGATCGGCATCGGTATTGATGACAAGGTTGGCGTTGTGGGTGACCATGATCACCTGCCGCTTGGCCTTGGCCGAAATGAATAGAGCGACCAGCTCCTCGAACACCGATTTCGGGTCCAGGTTTTCTTCCGGCTGATCGATGATGAGCGGGCGATCGTCCGCATCGTCGAGCGCCAGATAGAGGAGAAGCAGCACAATGCCTCTCGTGCCGGGAGAGAGTTTGCGGATGTCGATGCCGTCATAGACAATCTCGTAGCGCACCGAGATGTGGTCCGTGGCGAAGAGCCAATGTGCGAACCGCTTCAGCCAGGCGCGGAATTCAGCCTGCTGGTTCTGCGCGTACGGCGCGTGGCCAATCAGGTCTCTCATATACTGGGCGATGAAACCAGCCATCGCCGTTTGTACGTCCGCGGCCGATCCCGTCTCCCAGGCGGGCCGCAAGGTCGCGTCCGCAAGCGCGATCAGCGAGCCGCGTCCCTGGAACGGTCCAGCCTTGCGCCGATCGAGGAGATTTTCCTCAGCCACCGTGCCCCAGCTGGCGACGTCGACGATGCGTCGGACCGAGAAGCCGAGTTTGCGTAGAGTGCCGGTCGAAGACGAAAGGCGCGCCATCAGAGGCGCGTACAGATCAGCGAGCGCGGTCTGCTCGCTGACGATCGCCTGGAAAACCCGGCCATAAGCGGCATCGCGCTCGGTTTGGAGGTCTTTTCGCCGCGCGGCCGCGCCCTGGGCATCGGTCAACCGTGTCTGCAGGTTTTGGAGCGCCGCGTTCTCTAGCGCGATCCGCTGCGACAGGGTGGCATACTGATTGCGGACGATGTTGTCGGCGCTGACCAGCGCTTCAAGGCGCGTCATCTCCGCCAGCAGCGTGTTGAGCGGCAGCTTCGTCAGGTCCGCCGTGTCCGGGAAGACGGGCGTTGTGGGGAGCGCCGGCGGAAGGGGAAGGCCCGTGAGCGTGGCGATCTGCTGATCGGCCCATGTCACGTAGTTGGCGAGGCTGGTGTCGACGTTGCCCTTGTAGATCAGCAGGAATTCATCCCACTGCTGCGCGCTCAGGCCGCTTTGTTGATGCCGTTCCTTGGCCTGGCGCAGGAGTTCAGGCGCCTTTGTGGCCCGCGTGCTGGCCACTTCATCCTGCAGTGCGACGAAGGTGCGCCGCTGATTGGCATAGGCCTGTATCGTACCACGCAGCGCTTGAACGGCCTGACCAAGCTGGGCGTGCCGAGCCGCCTGCGCTTCGGTGCCCTTGACGACGAGCTTGGCCAGATCCTGAGTGTAACTCTTGATCTGGCCGTCCTTCTGGGTGACCTGCAGCGACAGGCTCGCGATCGAAGCCTCCTTCTCGATTTCCGTGGCGACGCGATCAGATATGTCCGCGATCGCGTCCGCCTCCCGTTCCCGGGCCTGCTGGAAGCGGGCGGTCCGAAACTCACGCAGTTCTGCAAAATCGATCGCGCCATCACGAGCGTCTTGAGGGTGGGCCTCGAAAATCACGCGTTCGATTTCCGCAATCAGGCCGTCAGAGACGCCAGCGGAAGAGCAAAGCTCTTCGACGAATTGTTGCGACAGATAACGCGCACGGGGAAAGGCCAAATGGCCGTTAGCATCGCGGCCGTCCAGGAACCGCGTGACGGTGGCGCCGCCCGCCCATGCCAAGGTAGCGGACGCATTGCCGAGAAGCTTGCGGGCCCGCACGAGGAAGGACGGACTGATATTCTCGTTGGCTTTCCATGCCGCCGGCGTGATCGCGTCGCAACCGGCGGCGATCACGTCGGCGAGCGCGGTCTTGCCAGAGCCGCGCGCGCCGATGATCGCCACCAGACCGGGATTGAGTGGAATCGACGGCGTTGGAGCCCAAGCGGCATCGGCCAGCGAAACGTGCGAGATGACTTGTGAGGGCATCGCCGTGCGCGGCGGCTCGGCCGCGACATGAGCGCGCCCCTCGGGATCGATGCAGGCTTGGCGCAGGGCGTCGAATTCGAGCCCGCCCTTGATCCACGAATATCGATCTTCGACGGGCTGTCCCACGGTCTGCTGATCATGCGCATCGCTACCGTGAAGGCAGGGCTTGCAGCCGCCGTAGCGCTCGCGGAGCTGATCGAGCGTCACACCCCGGCGTCCACACCAAAATTCACGCTGGGCGGGACTACTCGAGAAAATGATATGGGCGAACTTCTCGATTTCCTGACGCATTGTGGCGTCGGCAGCCTGCCGCAAGCCAGACGTCCCGTCACCAGCCGCGCCGGCAACCGCGATCAGGATATTCGCTTTCGCCCAGTCGCTCTCTCGCATGACGCGACGAAGCTGATCGAAATTCACCTTGAATTGCGTCGCGCCGTGAGCGAGCGCGGCACGGTCATCGATGATGGTCGTGTCGGCCTTCTTGCCCAGCGAAATCAGGTCCTGGCGCGTGCAGTTGAAGGTATCGCCATGCGCCTGAAACTGAAGACGCTGCAGAATGCGGTGCAGCTCCTCAATGTGTTTGGGGTCGTCGGGGCTGACCAGAAGGTGCAGGTTGACGAAGCCGGTCTTGGCCGCGACGTCGAGGCGGAGCTCGACGTTCGGGAAAATGAGTTGGACCTTGGGCAGGCGGCCCGCCGTCTTGTGCTTCAGCACTTCCTCATATGTGTCCGTCAGATAGTAGTCCGTGACTGCAATTGCCTCGATCTTCGGCGTGACGGTTTCGAGGGACGTGAGATAGGTCTCCCACGGGGTGCCCCCGCCGAACTGATTGTTCAGGACGGTTCCCGGGGCGTGAATATGTGGCTCCCAGCGCCGCCATTCGGATCCGCGACCGATCATTCTTCCTCCTTTGTCCCGGTCGTTGTCCGCCTTGACGGCCGTGCTCCCGGTTGATGTGTTCGAGCCCAATGATGATGTGCCGAGACCGCGCATGCCTCGGCCCGGTGCAGTAATGTAAAAGGTCTATCGACTTACGCGAAAATCCCAACCCAGTTCGTTTCGCTGATCATTCAGGCCATCGGAGTAATTGTGAAGGACATCTCCGATTTGGTGCTCGTCGAGAGCGCATGGATTCTCCAGGGCCGTCTGATCCCAACCGACGTTCCAGATCGTCAGCAGTTCGGGTTTCTCGCTCCAGCGCGGCAGGAAGAACGTGATCGCCATCAGGGTAGGGAATTGACGGAGAATGCCGACCCGTGTCTGGTGGCCCGCCAGATTGCTTTTGCCGTCGAACTCCGGAAGCGACAGAATTTGCTCCCCGGGTTGGCCGAGTGCGATCTGCCACAGCTCGCCGCTTACACAGCTTTCCGCCGGTGGCCCGGCGTGGAAGAAAACGGGCAGAAGGCCGGACGGGCCTTGCGCGATGCTGCTAAGGCGACCGAGATCGACGACAAGCACGGTCGGGCCGTACTCGATCTGACCGGGCTTGATGTTGTTGCTGATCTTCTGGATCGTGTCGTCGATCCGCCCGACGGAACCTGCATTGGGCAGGTGGCCCGATATCTCTAGTGGCTTGCCGAAGTGGATTCCTGGTTGGCGCGCGCGTCCGTCCAGCTCGGCCGCAACCTCCAACGCCTCGTGACCGATCTCCTTGTGACGCCGCAGCGGTTCGGCGATTTCCAGGGCCTTGACCTCGAAATAGAGTTTGCCGGCGCTGTGCGAGTAGCGGAAATCCGGGCGCTTCGCGTTGTGGCCCCCGGTGCCGGGCGTGCGCTCCAAAACAACGCCGCGATCCTTCATCGCCAGATAGAAGGATGCTTCGGAGTAGGCCTCATAGGCCTGCGCCATCTGGACATGGTCTTCGGGGCCTGTCACCGCCTTGAGCTTGGCGCGCAGCTCCCGATCCAGGGATGCGAGCGTCGCGTCGGCTGCCGCGTCGGCAACGATCCTTTCGACCTGATCCCGCGTCATCATCATGATGGGGACCGAAAGCGTCAGGCCGGAGAGCAGCTGTGATACGCGGATGAATTCGTCGATCGATGTGGTCGCCATGTCTGACCTCACGCGCGCCGCAGCATCCGCTCGACGCGGACGCGATGGTAGCCATTCGCATGCACCTGCTGACGCAACTGGCTGAGGTCGTGGACGCCGAAAGCCACGGCGGCTTTGATCGGGCTCGCGAAGGTGGCGTAATAGGTCCAGCGCGCATTCTCAGGCAGGGCGGCGTTCTGGCGGCGGTCGGTGATGACGACGTCGCGCGGATCGCTGGTGTTGCGGAAGGCGTGGAAGGTGAACCAATCCGGTCGCCGATAGCGCGCGGCCTTCATGAAGGGCACCGACTGAACCTTGACGTCGCCCTGGTCGAGCAACCAACCGCGTTGCTCCAGGATCTGCCGCACCATATGGCCGATCATCTGCTTGATTCGATCCGCCAGCACTTCCTCCCGGAAAGCTTCGAGAAGTTGCTCTTCGATCCCCTCGACGGCGGGCTTGCTCAGCTCCGATGCGGTCTCGAGGCGGGCGACATTTTCGGGCCGGGTCAGGAAGGACCAAAGTTGTTGGCCGAGTTCGGACTCCGAGAGCGATGCGAACTTTTCGGGGTTATAGACATACATGGCCGACACTCCAATTTAGGCAAATATGCCCGGTCATAAACATCCGGTCAAGATTGCTCGACGTGGCAATCTCCGGAACTTGAAAACTGTCAGAAAACCGCGTATATTTCTGACAGGAGTTTGATGATGCAACGATTGCCCGAGCAGATTCTGTCGCACGCGGAAGGCCTGCCTGAGGGTGCGCCGATATCCGCCAAGGGCTTGCTGCACCTTGGCAATAGGGCAGCCGTCGACCAGGCGCTGTCGCGCCTAGTGGAGCGGGGCCGCTTGATGCGCGCTGGTCGCGGCGTTTATCTGCGCCCGATTTCCAGCCGGTTCGGCACGAGGTCCCCCTCGGTCGAGCAAGCCGTCGAAGCGCTGGCCAGTCAGCGCGGCGAAGTCATCGTGCCCAGCGGGGCGGCGGCTGCAAACACGCTGGGGCTCACGACACAGGTGCCGGTGAGATCGGTTTATCTGACGTCGGGTCGCAGCCGCACGATGAGCTTGGGAAAGCAAATCGTTGAGCTTCGCCACGCGCCGCGCTGGCAGCTTGCCCTAGCCAATCGACCGGCTGGCGAGGCTGTGCGGGCTCTGGCGTGGCTCGGTCCAGACAAGGCGGAGGCAGCGCTTCAGGCTTTGAAGCGCAAGCTGCCATCGACGACATTCCAGGAGTTGGTGGCGGTAGCACCCCAGCTTCCGACATGGCTTGCGCGCAGCGTCGGAAAGGCCGCGCATGGCTGATGTGTTCCTCAACCTTTCGGCGTCGGATCGCCGTGACGTGCTTGGTATTGCCGCTGACAAATCGGGACGGCCCGCCCATCTCCTCGAAAAGGATGCCTGGGTCGTTTGGGCGCTGGCAGCGCTCTATGCCACCTCGCTGGGTGAGCACCTCGTCTTTAAAGGCGGCACGTCGCTGTCGAAGGCCTACGGCGTCATCCGGCGTTTTTCGGAGGACGTCGATCTCACCTACGATATCCGCGCGATCGCCCCCGATCTCGTCGGCGAGAACGGCGAAGCGTTGCCGAAATCGCGCAGTGAGGAGAAGCGTTGGTCGAGCGAGGTGCGAAAACGGCTTCCTGAATGGGTATTGGGATCGGTCCAGCCTGCGATCGCCGGCGCTTTGGCGAAAGAGAAGCTGGCGGCAACCGTTCGCGCGGAGGGTGAGAAGCTCTTCATCGATTATGAGGCGACCACTACAGGGACGGGTTATGTCGCGCCAAGCGTCATGCTCGAATTCGGCGCACGCTCGACCGGCGACCCGGCAAGCGAGCGCGATGTCGCCTGCGATGCGTCCGGCTTGGTTGATGATGTGGTCTTTCCCACGGCCCGCCCTCGGGTGATGCACGCTGAGCGAACCTTCTGGGAAAAGGCCACCGCGATTCATGTCTTCTGCCTGCAAGAGCGTTTGCGTGGCGAGCGCTTCGCCCGTCATTGGCATGATGTGGTGCGACTGGACGAGGCTGGTCTTGCCGCGAGTGCCTTCGCCGATCGCGATCTGGCGGACGCTGTCGCGCGCCACAAGACGATGT is drawn from Novosphingobium decolorationis and contains these coding sequences:
- a CDS encoding DUF4391 domain-containing protein; amino-acid sequence: MTAAFFDYPIAAAFGRVVPKSRIYEHAGVGTALRDLFVTQVDQITWKYKLAPETMNLAATKAVGEIQVFGISLRNGKLDEEVLRAIDRAIPFPLIFELSWSGKRKAVAAFKRPSDADSTKWVVSSYFATDWLPDEAPRRPLPVALNLGGLYDALITALMPKAGVEAEHAGEDIQTRVARMEAIRSKTREVDRIKARLVREKQFNKRVAVNAELRAARRELERLSSAAPDPAATNE
- a CDS encoding site-specific DNA-methyltransferase, producing the protein MDKLKMQSPDLSQENIAKIRDLFPGCVSEARDEVTGEVRLAVDFDQLRQELSDHIVEGPQERYRLDWPGKREALITANSPISKTLRPAQDESLNFDTTKNLFIEGDNLETLKLLQETYLGQVKLIYIDPPYNTGKDFIYRDNFTAEKEQFEIDAGEKTAEGGRLVANSDTRGRYHSDWMSMIYSRLTVAKRLLKDDGIILVSIDDYEQAALRKVMDQVFGETNFVAQLVWEKGRKNDAKFFSVGHEYMLVFAKNVTRIREHQEVWREEKPGARDIWAEFVRLRGVHGDDFKAIEADLSQWYSDLPKGHPAKKWARYKRVDENGPWRDRDISWPGGDGPRYDVIHPVTGLPCEVPEAGWRYSTSQEMQRQIKAGLVEFREDHKQPPFRKAHIRPIPEEANGSQVDSNDIDDDSDEETDFATQVRGSYFYKQSQVSVKYLRKLMGAKVFTNPKDHDELAKLIEYMTPNDRAALVMDFFAGSASTAEAVFRANATYGTNHRFVMVQLPEDLQEAEASTTGTTKKTVQAAIKLLKKKGRPLVLSEVSKSPIQKFLRRSNTLRFCG
- a CDS encoding IS5 family transposase — protein: MAWTGIARDEHSRKGLRYPSDMTDREWALVAPFIPPAKHGGRRRSTNMREVANALLYLVSAGCAWRLLPKCFPPVSTVRRYFYAWRNAGLFEVMNTLLVMNLREIEGREASPSAGIIDSQSVKTTESGGPSGYDAGKKVKGRKRHILTDTSGFLISILVHTADIQDRDGAVDVLKRICQRFPWLRHIFADGGYAGDKLRTALAKAGNWVIEIIKRSDQAKGFEVLPRRWVVERTFAWLGRCRRLAKDWEATIASSTAWAMIASIRMLIRRTARYCYA
- a CDS encoding type III restriction-modification system endonuclease; translated protein: MKLKFKVQPYQTQAVTAVVDCFAGQPMSNGITYRIDPGQKAQTSAFEEGFKNADLALTELQVLANIKDVQSHQNLPVSDKLVTSAGCRTNLDIEMETGTGKTYCYIKTIFEMNKRYGWSKFIIMVPSIAIREGVHKSLQITADHFTESYGKKARFFIYNSKRLHELESFSSDAGINVMVINIQAFAARGADNRRIYEELDDFQSRKPIDVIASNRPILILDEPQKMEGAATMEALPKFKPLMILRYSATHKTQHNRVHRLDALDAYNQKLVKKIAVRGIQTRGLAGTNAYLYLEGIEISKKAPVARLEIEVKLASGEIKRQLKRLEFRDDLFAESGELDQYRDGFTISQIDARNDTVEFTNGVALRAGEATGDVSERDIRRIQIRETIKAHLDKEKQLFAQGVKVLSLFFIDEVVKYRDYTQADEKGEYARVFEEEYELLKAEYLGELAIDNDAYRKHLAGIDAAKTHNGYFSIDKKTNRLKDPAVGARSVDSDDVDAYDLILKDKERLLSFSEPTRFIFSHSALREGWDNPNVFVMCMLKHSDNTVSRRQEVGRGLRLSVDQHGDRMDNPAVVHDINVLTVVASESYKNFVAGLQKEIADTLTSRPRKATEAYFTGKTIKTDAGPVEITPAMAKQIYRYLVKNDYSDDADQITGAYHQAKEAGTLAALPDELKAHADQIFQIIDSVFSDAQMPKVEDGRKSKTNPLNENFEKKEFQELWRRINQKAVYRVEFDSEELVRKCVSALDSQLRVTPLQYTVQAGIQGDGLTDEQLRAGDGFALTGSTTERGESVHSLVKYDLLGKIAENTELTRKTAADILTGIQGSVFGQLKENPEHFIAEASRIIAEQKATMVIERLTYDGLAEHYDVDIFTANQTGQDFSKASTKLKRHVYDYVVTDSDIERKFVDGLDIASEVVVYAKLPRGFLIPTPVGDYNPDWAISFKEGSVKHIYFVAETKGTMSSMKLREIEKTKIACARKFFDEIGRRVSEDRVKYDVVTGYEKLMDIVGGAPPFN